In Neochlamydia sp. AcF84, a genomic segment contains:
- a CDS encoding uracil-DNA glycosylase encodes MVTKTNNLSMWKNFQATVINCRKCPRLVAHRETVPARPLYEHQKYWRKPLPGFGDQQAWLLITGLAPAGDGGNRTGRVFTGDATARFLVKALYAQGWANQPISESLDDGLILKDCYLTAAVKCFPPKHKPTRQECMNCHPYYMQEIEMLFKLRVILVLGKLAFDAFLLALKKKGLSTKGIKFKHGAFYRLENGLKLYCSYHPTPRNVNTGTLTEKMFYDLLEEIKKDK; translated from the coding sequence ATGGTTACTAAAACAAATAACTTATCGATGTGGAAAAATTTTCAAGCAACGGTCATCAATTGCCGAAAGTGTCCGCGTCTTGTGGCTCATCGCGAAACGGTACCTGCTAGGCCTCTCTACGAGCATCAAAAATATTGGAGAAAGCCTTTGCCAGGCTTTGGCGATCAACAAGCCTGGTTATTGATTACGGGGCTTGCCCCTGCGGGAGATGGAGGAAACAGGACGGGACGCGTTTTTACAGGCGACGCAACTGCACGTTTTTTAGTCAAAGCGCTTTATGCGCAGGGGTGGGCAAATCAACCTATATCCGAGTCTTTAGATGACGGCTTAATATTAAAGGATTGTTATCTAACGGCAGCGGTCAAATGTTTTCCTCCTAAACATAAGCCTACTCGTCAAGAATGTATGAATTGCCACCCCTACTATATGCAAGAAATAGAAATGCTCTTTAAATTGCGTGTAATCCTAGTACTGGGAAAATTAGCTTTCGATGCCTTTTTATTAGCATTAAAAAAGAAAGGCCTATCCACAAAAGGAATAAAATTTAAGCATGGCGCTTTCTATAGGCTAGAAAATGGCCTTAAGCTTTATTGTAGTTATCATCCTACGCCACGGAATGTCAATACAGGTACATTGACAGAGAAAATGTTTTACGATCTGCTTGAAGAAATTAAAAAAGACAAATGA
- a CDS encoding type IV toxin-antitoxin system AbiEi family antitoxin domain-containing protein, with product MDKNVVKSQHLLSLLSMNAKQKALDLFKKNHGLLRTAEAIRLGIHPRTLYQMRDEGLLEQLAKGVYRLTELPDFSEPDLVLVSKKIPQGIICLISALAYHEITTQIPHFVYVALPLKSRKSCLEYPPIRYFYYSEKVYSQGLETILIGGYPIKIYNIEKTLADCIKFRNKIGKGVVIEALKMYWQRKNTQIDRLYEYAKLNRVEKILHPMMETIVSQ from the coding sequence ATGGATAAAAATGTAGTAAAAAGTCAACATTTACTATCATTACTATCCATGAATGCAAAACAGAAAGCCCTTGATCTTTTTAAGAAAAACCACGGACTGCTGAGGACTGCAGAAGCGATCCGTTTAGGCATTCATCCTCGAACATTATATCAAATGCGAGATGAAGGGCTTTTAGAGCAATTAGCTAAGGGAGTCTATCGTTTAACAGAGTTACCTGATTTTTCTGAGCCTGACTTAGTACTGGTATCTAAGAAAATCCCCCAAGGTATTATTTGCCTAATTTCAGCTTTGGCCTACCATGAAATCACTACCCAGATTCCCCACTTTGTCTACGTTGCCCTCCCCCTTAAGTCTAGAAAGTCCTGTTTGGAGTATCCCCCCATTCGTTACTTTTACTATTCTGAAAAAGTCTATAGTCAAGGCCTTGAAACAATACTAATAGGAGGATACCCAATCAAAATCTATAATATTGAAAAGACCTTAGCTGACTGTATTAAATTTCGTAATAAAATTGGCAAAGGGGTGGTTATTGAAGCCTTAAAAATGTACTGGCAACGTAAGAATACCCAAATCGATAGATTATATGAATATGCAAAGTTAAACCGCGTGGAAAAAATTCTTCATCCCATGATGGAAACAATAGTCAGTCAATAG
- a CDS encoding nucleotidyl transferase AbiEii/AbiGii toxin family protein: protein MEKLKKNLDESIYSRLKNVAKQRKRPVQEILKYYAIERFLFRLSVSSHQNSFYLKGGLMLMVWNPMNHRPTVDIDLLAKTSNTISHLHKIIHEICSTEVIPDGLLFAVESLRLSEAQLEAEYHGISASFSAKLFTAKLPMRIDFGFSDTILPQPAIVKYPTLLDLPAPTMKGYTPQTSIAEKFESIIRLGFANTRMKDFYDIWLLIQQFDFDRDELKLIIQQIIKNRGTIVKRSPIAFEEAFYNHSLKQDQWKAFLRDISHEVIPLEQVMLDLRNFFSDLIF from the coding sequence ATGGAAAAGCTTAAGAAAAACCTAGATGAATCTATTTATAGCCGTCTAAAGAATGTGGCTAAGCAAAGAAAAAGACCTGTTCAAGAAATTCTAAAATATTATGCAATTGAACGCTTTTTATTTCGTTTAAGTGTCTCGTCTCATCAAAATTCTTTTTATTTGAAAGGAGGTTTGATGTTGATGGTCTGGAATCCTATGAACCATCGACCGACGGTAGACATTGATCTGCTTGCTAAAACCTCTAATACCATTTCCCATTTACACAAGATCATCCATGAAATCTGCTCTACTGAAGTAATTCCTGATGGCCTATTATTTGCCGTAGAGTCGTTAAGATTATCGGAGGCCCAGTTAGAGGCAGAATATCATGGAATAAGTGCTTCATTTTCAGCTAAGCTATTTACCGCAAAGCTTCCCATGCGGATAGATTTTGGATTTAGTGATACTATCTTGCCTCAGCCTGCTATCGTAAAATATCCTACCCTTTTGGATTTACCTGCACCAACAATGAAAGGCTATACCCCGCAAACCTCAATCGCCGAAAAGTTTGAATCCATCATTCGTTTAGGATTTGCTAATACCCGCATGAAAGACTTTTATGACATCTGGCTATTGATTCAACAATTCGATTTCGATCGCGACGAACTGAAGCTCATCATTCAGCAAATTATCAAGAATCGTGGCACGATTGTTAAAAGATCTCCCATAGCATTCGAGGAAGCCTTTTATAATCATTCACTAAAGCAAGATCAATGGAAGGCCTTTCTAAGAGATATTTCTCATGAAGTTATACCATTAGAACAAGTAATGCTTGATTTAAGAAATTTTTTCAGTGATCTTATTTTTTAG
- a CDS encoding type II toxin-antitoxin system Phd/YefM family antitoxin — protein sequence MNTRKAFSQAWSDLKAIVNHVAFFHHRYILTYKGKDLAAIVPIEDLEMLEALYDERDIEVA from the coding sequence ATGAATACTAGAAAAGCTTTTTCTCAAGCATGGAGTGACCTAAAAGCAATCGTCAATCATGTAGCATTTTTTCATCATCGCTATATTTTAACTTATAAGGGTAAAGATTTGGCCGCCATAGTGCCTATTGAAGATCTAGAAATGCTAGAGGCCCTATACGATGAGCGTGATATCGAGGTAGCATAA
- a CDS encoding prevent-host-death family protein, whose product MSIRKDFYQAQREITKIANHIAFCHDRYILTRNGKDLAAIVPIEDLKMLETLENERDIEVARRVDEDIKKHGTVKWKDAKKDLGL is encoded by the coding sequence ATGAGTATTAGAAAAGATTTCTATCAAGCACAGAGAGAAATAACCAAAATCGCCAATCATATAGCTTTTTGCCATGATCGATATATTTTAACTCGTAATGGTAAAGATTTGGCGGCTATAGTGCCTATCGAGGATCTTAAAATGCTGGAGACACTAGAAAATGAGCGTGATATCGAGGTAGCACGACGTGTAGACGAAGATATTAAAAAGCATGGCACAGTCAAATGGAAAGATGCTAAGAAAGATCTCGGGCTGTGA
- a CDS encoding NUDIX domain-containing protein, with protein sequence MATKKEYSYGIVPLAQFKDGWHVLLVQAHAGHWGFPKGHPDPHETAWEAAQRELFEETGLKVCKLLSDQTFEESFYFKFEGVLIHKTVIYYVAQVEGEVQRMEEEIKAVQWVPLNQAADCITFDQGKNICRQVVQVVSEI encoded by the coding sequence ATGGCTACAAAGAAAGAGTATTCCTATGGCATTGTTCCCTTAGCTCAGTTTAAAGATGGTTGGCATGTCCTTCTTGTCCAAGCGCATGCGGGACATTGGGGCTTTCCTAAAGGTCATCCTGATCCTCACGAAACTGCTTGGGAAGCAGCCCAAAGAGAGTTGTTTGAAGAAACAGGTTTAAAGGTTTGCAAGCTCCTATCTGATCAAACGTTTGAAGAAAGCTTTTACTTCAAATTTGAAGGTGTACTCATTCATAAGACTGTTATCTACTATGTTGCCCAGGTAGAAGGGGAAGTGCAGAGAATGGAAGAAGAGATTAAAGCTGTACAATGGGTGCCGTTGAACCAAGCTGCTGATTGTATTACCTTTGACCAAGGAAAAAATATTTGCCGTCAAGTTGTGCAAGTTGTGTCAGAAATTTAG